A stretch of Saccharothrix texasensis DNA encodes these proteins:
- a CDS encoding DUF6801 domain-containing protein: protein MLKLTGRTVIGALAVATAVIGSVAFAGAGTGMAATKSLTLAYSCPFPLIGTQEMTVRITVADLADSAVVGQPVPATRVTAVATVPSSATLGLRLVGATTVEGTAVASTAVDNAGAVQDVVANLVVAKTNIPASGSFNTIATGGTAPVTFTRAGTTTVRVGAFSTTLTPRRADGSLTGLGTFTSPCTLKANQNTLLHTFTVSAA, encoded by the coding sequence ATGCTGAAACTCACTGGCCGGACGGTCATCGGCGCACTCGCGGTCGCCACCGCCGTCATCGGATCGGTGGCGTTCGCCGGCGCGGGCACCGGCATGGCCGCCACCAAGAGCCTGACCCTGGCGTACAGCTGCCCGTTCCCGTTGATCGGCACGCAGGAGATGACGGTCCGCATCACCGTGGCCGACCTGGCCGACTCCGCGGTGGTCGGCCAGCCCGTCCCGGCCACGAGGGTGACCGCCGTCGCCACCGTGCCGTCGAGCGCCACCCTGGGACTCAGGCTGGTCGGCGCGACGACCGTCGAAGGCACCGCGGTGGCGAGCACCGCGGTGGACAACGCGGGCGCGGTGCAGGACGTCGTGGCCAACCTCGTGGTGGCCAAGACGAACATCCCGGCGTCCGGCTCGTTCAACACCATCGCCACGGGCGGCACGGCGCCGGTCACCTTCACCAGGGCGGGCACCACCACGGTCCGGGTCGGCGCCTTCAGCACCACGTTGACGCCGCGCCGGGCCGACGGCAGCTTGACCGGCCTCGGCACGTTCACCTCGCCCTGCACGCTCAAGGCGAACCAGAACACCCTGCTCCACACCTTCACCGTGTCGGCCGCCTGA
- a CDS encoding DUF6801 domain-containing protein, with protein sequence MRVRHRVAALGVAAVVVGGSALWGAGVGSAATARLTLVYNCPFPLIGAQDMSVEIVVEDLPDTAVVGEPVPEARVTATATVPELATQGLRLVGAVSVEGTASAQTVLDNAGLVLDIVPDLTVAKTAVPESGAFDTVATGTTPSLSFPFAGATTIDVGDFVTTLTPRTADGSETGLGTFTSPCTLKPGQSTRLHEFTVRPEGTTTTTEPTTTTTTTTTTEPTTTTTDSTTTTTEPTTTTTTTTDSTTTDPTTTTTTSPTTTSTTTTTTTTTTTRPTTTTTTSTTTAQPTTSTTTRSTTTTAPTSTTTSAATSTTTSATTSSSTTTTTSQTVVPVSHPDKTGLAYTGTSITGPLVLGGALLALGAGVLLRLRHTRRRT encoded by the coding sequence ATGAGAGTGCGGCACCGGGTGGCGGCGCTGGGCGTCGCCGCGGTGGTGGTCGGCGGATCGGCCCTGTGGGGCGCGGGCGTCGGCAGCGCGGCGACGGCGAGGCTCACCCTGGTCTACAACTGCCCGTTCCCGTTGATCGGCGCGCAGGACATGAGCGTCGAGATCGTGGTCGAGGACCTCCCGGACACCGCGGTGGTCGGCGAACCCGTCCCCGAGGCTCGGGTGACCGCCACCGCCACCGTGCCGGAGCTGGCGACGCAGGGCCTGCGGCTCGTCGGCGCGGTGAGCGTGGAAGGCACCGCGTCGGCGCAGACCGTGCTCGACAACGCGGGGCTGGTGCTCGACATCGTGCCCGACCTGACCGTGGCCAAGACCGCGGTCCCGGAGTCCGGGGCGTTCGACACGGTCGCCACGGGCACCACGCCGTCGCTGAGCTTCCCCTTCGCGGGCGCCACGACCATCGACGTCGGCGACTTCGTGACCACCCTGACCCCGCGCACCGCCGACGGTTCGGAGACGGGGTTGGGCACGTTCACCTCGCCGTGCACGCTCAAGCCGGGCCAGTCGACTCGTCTGCACGAGTTCACGGTGCGGCCCGAGGGCACCACGACGACGACCGAACCCACGACAACGACCACCACGACCACCACCACGGAGCCGACGACCACCACCACCGACTCCACGACCACAACCACGGAACCCACCACCACGACGACCACGACCACCGATTCCACTACGACCGATCCCACCACGACGACCACGACGAGTCCGACGACCACCAGCACCACAACGACCACCACGACGACGACCACCACTCGGCCGACCACCACCACGACGACGAGCACGACCACTGCTCAGCCGACCACCAGCACCACCACGAGGTCCACCACCACAACGGCTCCGACGTCCACCACCACGAGCGCCGCGACCAGCACCACGACGTCGGCCACCACCAGCAGCAGCACCACGACGACCACGTCGCAGACCGTGGTCCCGGTGTCGCACCCGGACAAGACGGGGCTCGCCTACACCGGCACCTCGATCACCGGTCCGCTGGTCCTCGGCGGCGCGCTCCTGGCCCTGGGGGCCGGCGTGCTCCTGCGCCTGCGCCACACCCGCCGGCGCACCTGA
- a CDS encoding ANTAR domain-containing protein: MPVSIDEHVPAALLDEASEALEELAGVLTDGQSLGDALQQLAESASRVIPDAENVSVTLIGMDGASTAAWTDEKVVAIDHDQYAAGNGPCLEAARTQRPVRATAAGGRVMWPEFAAAAERAGVRAYLSAPIAVEDDVLGSLNLYSSEDRAFDPFDEALLRLFVTAAITSITGFRRYERSRRLVEHLQRALESRGEIDQAKGVLMAAHGVDEREAFARLVTESQQHNIKLREVARNLLASVRRP, from the coding sequence GTGCCTGTGAGCATCGACGAGCACGTACCGGCTGCCCTGCTGGACGAGGCCAGCGAGGCGTTGGAGGAGCTGGCCGGCGTGCTGACCGACGGCCAGAGCCTGGGGGACGCGCTCCAGCAGCTGGCCGAATCGGCGTCGCGGGTCATCCCGGACGCGGAGAACGTCTCCGTGACCCTGATCGGCATGGACGGCGCGTCCACGGCGGCCTGGACCGACGAGAAGGTCGTCGCGATCGACCACGACCAGTACGCGGCGGGCAACGGGCCGTGCCTGGAGGCGGCCAGGACCCAGCGGCCGGTGCGGGCCACCGCGGCGGGCGGGCGGGTGATGTGGCCGGAGTTCGCCGCCGCGGCCGAGCGCGCGGGCGTGCGGGCGTACCTGTCCGCGCCGATCGCGGTGGAGGACGACGTGCTCGGCTCACTGAACCTCTACAGCTCGGAGGACCGGGCGTTCGACCCGTTCGACGAGGCGTTGTTGCGGCTGTTCGTCACCGCCGCGATCACGTCGATCACCGGCTTCCGCCGCTACGAGCGGTCCCGCAGGCTGGTCGAGCACCTCCAGCGCGCGCTGGAGTCGCGCGGCGAGATCGACCAGGCCAAGGGCGTGCTGATGGCCGCGCACGGCGTCGACGAGCGGGAGGCGTTCGCCCGGCTGGTGACCGAGTCGCAGCAGCACAACATCAAGCTGCGCGAGGTGGCCCGCAACCTGCTCGCCTCGGTGCGGAGACCCTGA
- a CDS encoding response regulator transcription factor yields the protein MRVLLVEDDDGVADALVEALEANDHRPSRVARGSDALLVHRHFDLLLLDLGLPDTDGLEVLRKIRKVSPVPVLVLTARGDERSIVRGLRLGADDYLVKPVRLGELLARMDAVARRSAALTGPKDRTVRIGDVEIDLEGRRVVVADVEVLLTTKEFDVLAALAGRAGTAVSRQQLMDEVWGDAYLAVSRSLDVHLAGLRAKLGRPGLLTTIRGFGYRLGPGGADDRTGT from the coding sequence GTGCGCGTGCTGCTCGTCGAGGACGACGACGGGGTCGCGGACGCCTTGGTCGAGGCGCTCGAGGCCAACGACCACCGCCCGAGCCGGGTGGCGCGCGGCTCGGACGCGCTGCTGGTACACCGCCACTTCGACCTGCTGCTGCTCGACCTCGGGCTGCCCGACACGGACGGGTTGGAGGTGCTGCGCAAGATCCGCAAGGTGTCGCCGGTGCCGGTGCTGGTTCTCACAGCCCGGGGCGACGAGCGGTCCATAGTGCGTGGTCTGCGGCTCGGCGCCGACGACTACCTGGTGAAACCGGTCCGCCTCGGAGAGTTGCTCGCCCGGATGGACGCGGTCGCGCGGCGCAGCGCGGCGCTCACCGGGCCGAAGGACCGGACGGTGCGGATCGGCGACGTGGAGATCGACCTGGAGGGCCGGCGGGTGGTGGTGGCCGACGTGGAGGTCTTGTTGACCACCAAGGAGTTCGACGTGCTGGCCGCGTTGGCCGGCCGCGCGGGCACGGCGGTCAGCCGCCAGCAGCTCATGGACGAGGTCTGGGGCGACGCCTACCTGGCCGTGTCGCGGTCGCTGGACGTGCACCTGGCGGGCCTGCGGGCGAAGCTGGGACGCCCCGGCCTGCTGACCACCATCCGCGGGTTCGGCTACCGGCTGGGCCCCGGCGGCGCCGACGACCGGACGGGGACGTGA
- a CDS encoding sensor histidine kinase, whose protein sequence is MRRRLLLVLLLFSAAAVAAFAVPLLSSTATERTQRFVLTRTGDLDRFAALAQQAETTGDEAALEDEVAAYVELYGDPVVVVDARRQPVAQAGLTSDDPALARVLDAALRNQPASAVPTLTPWSSGHVVFARPVGTGTRVAGAVVLRASVDRAAGDVAGRWLLVLGGALAAAVISILLVLAVTRWLLKPLAELANGVRAVAAGERRAHVASGSGPPEVRELSESFNRMSDAVTEAADQQRRLIADASHQLRNPMAALRLRMDTLSGQVKPEGVRAYTAGVAEIERLESLLDGLLALASAESAATEVAAGGREPELADVGAVAVDRAGFWQVPLPATPALAVLVRCPESDLAQVLDVLLDNAVKYGGAVRVSLGADRAAGVGWVEVHDDGPGLDEEELALATSRFWRGRSGQPGTGLGLAIADQLVRARQGVLDLSSADGFTARVALPLEPAL, encoded by the coding sequence ATGCGCCGCCGCCTGCTGCTGGTGCTCCTGCTGTTCTCGGCCGCCGCCGTGGCCGCGTTCGCCGTGCCGCTGCTGTCGTCGACGGCCACCGAGCGCACCCAGCGGTTCGTGCTCACGCGCACCGGTGACCTGGACCGGTTCGCCGCGCTCGCCCAGCAGGCCGAGACCACCGGCGACGAGGCCGCGCTGGAGGACGAGGTCGCCGCGTACGTCGAGCTGTACGGCGACCCGGTGGTGGTGGTCGACGCGCGCCGGCAGCCGGTCGCCCAGGCCGGTCTGACCTCGGACGACCCCGCCCTGGCGCGGGTGCTGGACGCGGCGCTGCGCAACCAGCCCGCCTCGGCCGTGCCGACGCTGACGCCGTGGTCGTCGGGGCACGTGGTGTTCGCCCGGCCGGTCGGCACCGGCACCAGGGTGGCCGGGGCGGTGGTGCTGCGCGCGTCGGTGGACCGCGCGGCGGGGGACGTGGCCGGGCGGTGGCTGCTGGTCCTCGGTGGCGCACTCGCGGCGGCCGTCATCTCGATCCTGCTGGTGCTGGCCGTCACCCGCTGGCTGCTCAAGCCGCTCGCGGAGCTGGCGAACGGCGTGCGGGCGGTGGCCGCCGGCGAACGGCGGGCGCACGTGGCCAGCGGCAGCGGGCCCCCGGAGGTGCGCGAGCTGTCGGAGTCGTTCAACCGGATGTCCGACGCCGTCACCGAGGCCGCCGACCAGCAGCGACGGCTGATCGCGGACGCCTCGCACCAGCTGCGCAACCCGATGGCGGCGTTGCGGCTGCGGATGGACACGTTGAGCGGCCAGGTCAAGCCGGAGGGGGTGCGCGCCTACACGGCGGGGGTGGCCGAGATCGAACGGCTGGAGTCGCTGCTGGACGGGCTGCTGGCGCTGGCCTCGGCGGAGAGCGCGGCCACCGAGGTCGCGGCGGGCGGGCGCGAGCCGGAGCTGGCCGACGTCGGCGCGGTGGCCGTGGACCGGGCCGGGTTCTGGCAGGTGCCGCTGCCCGCGACACCCGCGTTGGCGGTGCTGGTGCGCTGCCCGGAGTCCGACCTCGCGCAGGTGCTGGACGTGCTGCTGGACAACGCGGTGAAGTACGGAGGCGCGGTGCGGGTGTCGCTCGGCGCGGACCGCGCGGCCGGCGTCGGCTGGGTGGAGGTGCACGACGACGGCCCCGGGCTGGACGAGGAGGAGCTGGCGTTGGCCACGTCGAGGTTCTGGCGCGGGCGGTCCGGGCAGCCGGGCACGGGGCTCGGCCTGGCGATCGCGGACCAGCTGGTCAGGGCGCGGCAGGGGGTGCTGGACCTGTCGTCGGCCGACGGGTTCACCGCCCGGGTCGCGCTGCCGCTGGAGCCGGCGCTGTGA
- a CDS encoding TAXI family TRAP transporter solute-binding subunit — protein MNRRVFLLGLLAAGCATGAPSGELAIAAGERGGMYFDFATLLAEQLVDVRGRALETEGSLANLALLASGGAQVALALADSALVADPGLELRALGRVYENYLQLVVREDDPARTPADLAGRTVSLGAEGSGASLSGERMLAALGLGDSVRVEHRKLGDAAEALAAGRVDALLWSGGVPTPALDGLPGIRLLPLAELVPQLRAAHGSVYEQVPVPIEVYGATREVPTIGVANLLVCRASLPDGAAAAVTRTLISRAAALVPRQALGTQFLDVRSLIGTAGLPLHPGAAATYRDLHG, from the coding sequence GTGAACCGGCGGGTGTTCCTGCTCGGGCTGCTGGCCGCCGGGTGCGCGACCGGCGCGCCGTCGGGTGAGCTGGCCATCGCCGCCGGCGAGCGCGGGGGCATGTACTTCGACTTCGCCACCCTGCTCGCGGAGCAGCTGGTGGACGTGCGCGGCCGGGCGCTGGAGACCGAGGGCAGCCTGGCGAACCTCGCGTTGCTGGCGTCGGGCGGGGCCCAGGTCGCGCTCGCGCTGGCCGACTCCGCGCTCGTCGCCGACCCGGGGCTGGAGCTGCGCGCCCTCGGCCGGGTGTACGAGAACTACCTCCAGCTGGTCGTGCGGGAGGACGATCCGGCGCGGACGCCCGCCGACCTGGCCGGGCGGACCGTGTCGCTGGGCGCGGAGGGCTCCGGCGCGTCGCTGTCCGGTGAGCGGATGCTCGCCGCGCTCGGGCTGGGCGACTCGGTGCGGGTGGAGCACCGCAAGCTCGGCGACGCGGCGGAGGCGTTGGCGGCCGGGCGGGTCGACGCGCTGCTGTGGTCGGGTGGCGTGCCGACGCCGGCGCTGGACGGGCTGCCCGGCATCCGCCTGCTGCCGCTGGCCGAGCTGGTGCCGCAGCTGCGCGCGGCGCACGGGTCGGTGTACGAGCAGGTGCCGGTGCCGATCGAGGTGTACGGCGCGACCCGCGAGGTGCCCACGATCGGGGTGGCGAACCTGCTGGTGTGCCGGGCGTCGCTGCCGGACGGGGCGGCCGCCGCGGTCACCCGCACGCTGATCTCCCGCGCCGCCGCCCTGGTGCCCCGGCAGGCGCTGGGCACCCAGTTCCTCGACGTGCGCAGCCTGATCGGCACCGCGGGCCTGCCGCTGCACCCCGGCGCCGCCGCCACCTACCGCGACCTGCACGGCTGA
- a CDS encoding S1 family peptidase encodes MRALLVAAALLALAAAPAPIASAAGQPSSPEELAAAIARPAIVFITVEWHGWVRDKRTGEVFGGADGYVVKATCSGVVIRPDGHVATASHCVHTGPQGGAGALFDAAIEDLAAVGRVVDRAAAKAQLAEHAVAEGADPDRPVDRAIQVERMEATGDGPIRDVAPATVVDLVAPTEGDVAVLKVPREHLPSLAIRADQTPVGTPILAIGYPGSAGAAVDPSLEPSNKNGQVSARRTQNDRPFYEFSAAATQGMSGGPVVDMDGRIVGLVSQGSPGETQSFNFAAASSTLSDVLAGKDVSAEPGPHDRDYRTALDRYFADDFDGAVEGFDDVLAASPGHLQATEYRRLAVDRGGSAGGGSSLLIGLAVLCGGVAVATATAGTAIALTRRRRLSPAVPPPGPVPPPVVSDVDTPPFGIPVRVVPATVEVVRPDDDEDGPTTPGSTS; translated from the coding sequence ATGCGCGCGTTGCTCGTCGCGGCGGCGTTGCTGGCGCTCGCCGCCGCACCCGCTCCGATCGCCTCCGCCGCCGGGCAGCCGTCGAGCCCGGAGGAGCTGGCCGCCGCCATCGCCCGGCCCGCGATCGTGTTCATCACCGTGGAGTGGCACGGCTGGGTGCGGGACAAGCGCACCGGCGAGGTGTTCGGCGGCGCCGACGGCTACGTCGTGAAGGCGACGTGCAGCGGCGTGGTGATCCGGCCGGACGGGCACGTGGCCACCGCCAGCCACTGCGTCCACACCGGACCGCAGGGCGGCGCGGGCGCGTTGTTCGACGCGGCGATCGAGGACCTCGCGGCGGTGGGCCGGGTGGTGGACCGGGCCGCGGCCAAGGCGCAGCTGGCCGAGCACGCCGTCGCCGAGGGCGCGGACCCGGACCGACCGGTCGACCGCGCGATCCAGGTCGAGCGGATGGAGGCCACCGGCGACGGCCCGATCCGGGACGTCGCGCCCGCCACCGTGGTCGACCTCGTCGCACCGACCGAAGGCGACGTGGCGGTGCTGAAGGTGCCGCGCGAGCACCTGCCGTCGTTGGCGATCAGGGCCGACCAGACGCCGGTCGGCACGCCGATCCTGGCCATCGGCTACCCCGGATCGGCGGGCGCGGCGGTCGACCCGAGCCTGGAGCCGAGCAACAAGAACGGCCAGGTGTCGGCCCGTCGGACGCAGAACGACCGGCCGTTCTACGAGTTCAGCGCCGCCGCCACGCAGGGGATGAGCGGTGGGCCGGTGGTCGACATGGACGGCCGGATCGTCGGTCTGGTCAGCCAGGGCTCGCCGGGGGAGACGCAGTCGTTCAACTTCGCCGCCGCGTCGTCGACGTTGTCGGACGTGTTGGCGGGCAAGGACGTGTCGGCCGAGCCGGGCCCGCACGACCGCGACTACCGGACCGCGCTGGACCGCTACTTCGCGGACGACTTCGACGGCGCGGTGGAGGGGTTCGACGACGTGCTGGCCGCGTCGCCCGGACACCTGCAGGCGACCGAGTACCGGCGGCTCGCGGTCGACCGGGGCGGGTCGGCCGGCGGGGGCTCGTCGCTGCTGATCGGGTTGGCGGTGCTCTGCGGCGGTGTCGCGGTGGCCACGGCGACGGCGGGCACGGCGATCGCGCTGACCCGGCGGCGTCGGCTGTCCCCCGCCGTGCCGCCGCCCGGTCCCGTGCCGCCGCCGGTGGTGTCCGATGTGGACACCCCACCGTTCGGCATCCCGGTCCGGGTCGTGCCGGCGACCGTCGAGGTGGTGCGACCCGACGACGACGAGGACGGGCCGACCACGCCGGGGTCCACGTCCTGA
- a CDS encoding lipocalin family protein, which yields MSDSPRLPARSVVVVLFVVAACAVLAAGGLTAAVLADASPREAAPVAAGRPSPTARADTTRPVGPPLCLIGSWRTVQEQVMVKFYNNEDPLPFVTSGRAYEFRPDGTGTERMDDVVFQGTFQGNELRLVGNGIIEFTWSATEGTITYGAQTKAEFTWAYYDQRGLVETQTIPSEQARHEVDDYACQGAQLVESNSRGYRSVWARTTGFGVYG from the coding sequence GTGAGCGATTCCCCCCGGTTACCGGCGCGATCCGTCGTCGTGGTGCTGTTCGTCGTCGCCGCTTGTGCCGTCCTCGCGGCCGGCGGGTTGACCGCCGCGGTCCTCGCCGACGCGTCGCCCCGCGAGGCCGCGCCGGTGGCGGCGGGGAGGCCCTCGCCCACCGCCCGCGCGGACACCACCCGCCCCGTCGGGCCGCCGTTGTGCCTGATCGGCTCGTGGCGCACGGTGCAGGAGCAGGTGATGGTCAAGTTCTACAACAACGAGGACCCGCTGCCGTTCGTCACCTCCGGCCGGGCGTACGAGTTCCGACCGGACGGCACCGGGACCGAGCGGATGGACGACGTGGTGTTCCAGGGCACGTTCCAGGGCAACGAGCTGCGGCTGGTCGGCAACGGGATCATCGAGTTCACCTGGAGCGCGACGGAGGGGACCATCACCTACGGCGCCCAGACCAAGGCCGAGTTCACCTGGGCCTACTACGACCAGCGCGGCCTGGTGGAGACCCAGACGATCCCCTCGGAACAGGCGCGGCACGAGGTGGACGACTACGCCTGCCAGGGCGCCCAGCTCGTGGAGAGCAACTCCCGCGGCTACCGCTCGGTGTGGGCTCGGACCACCGGGTTCGGGGTGTACGGCTGA
- a CDS encoding YkvA family protein, which produces MIFLSVVLTLLGLSTLLWRDDELVGLPPVVAGSALVVLGVAAGVLWVVRRRRRWERNGEPRPVGTVFDRAKALPRLLRERKAYGLPTSTMATWGFAVLYLVSPIDLLPELLPLIGVTDDAGVAVWLLTSVSTVTGQYLRWERERSGKAGKSR; this is translated from the coding sequence GTGATCTTCCTCAGCGTGGTCCTCACCCTGCTCGGGCTGAGCACACTGCTGTGGCGTGACGACGAGTTGGTCGGCCTGCCACCCGTCGTCGCCGGCTCCGCCCTGGTGGTGCTCGGCGTGGCGGCCGGTGTGCTGTGGGTGGTGCGCAGGCGGCGGCGGTGGGAGCGCAACGGCGAGCCGCGCCCGGTCGGCACCGTGTTCGACCGGGCGAAGGCCCTGCCCCGGCTGCTGCGCGAGCGCAAGGCCTACGGCCTGCCGACCAGCACGATGGCCACGTGGGGTTTCGCCGTGCTCTACCTCGTCTCCCCGATCGACCTGCTGCCCGAGCTGCTGCCGCTGATCGGCGTGACCGACGACGCGGGCGTCGCCGTGTGGCTGCTCACCAGCGTGTCCACCGTCACGGGCCAGTACCTGCGGTGGGAGCGGGAGCGCTCGGGCAAGGCCGGGAAGAGCCGCTGA
- a CDS encoding lysophospholipid acyltransferase family protein, whose amino-acid sequence MTEDPAVTFSQMVALTTRLPRRGRGFWYSVAIDLLWPLVVLFVRMRMAGRTNIPREGAVLLASNHLSFADPVTLTAFALASGRVPRYLAKASLWKAPVLGWVMSSGRHIPVDRDSVRAGRALDSARTSLDEGQCVIVYPEGTFTNDPDGWPMRGKNGVARLALASRTPVVPVAQWGTRELLPPGKFVPRPWREVSVVAGAEVDLSDLYGLEPTKAVLDEATARIMDAVTALLSGVRELPRPAGG is encoded by the coding sequence ATGACCGAAGATCCTGCCGTGACGTTCTCCCAGATGGTGGCGCTGACGACCCGCTTGCCCCGACGGGGCCGCGGTTTCTGGTACTCCGTGGCGATCGACCTGCTGTGGCCGCTGGTGGTGCTGTTCGTGCGGATGAGGATGGCGGGCCGGACGAACATCCCGCGCGAGGGCGCGGTGCTGCTGGCGTCCAACCACCTGTCCTTCGCCGACCCGGTGACGCTGACCGCGTTCGCGCTGGCGTCCGGCCGGGTGCCCCGGTACCTGGCCAAGGCGAGCCTGTGGAAGGCGCCGGTGCTCGGGTGGGTGATGTCGTCGGGGCGGCACATCCCGGTCGACCGCGACAGCGTGCGGGCCGGTCGGGCGCTGGACAGCGCGCGCACGTCGCTGGACGAGGGGCAGTGCGTGATCGTCTACCCCGAGGGGACCTTCACCAACGACCCCGACGGTTGGCCCATGCGCGGCAAGAACGGCGTCGCGCGGCTGGCGCTGGCCTCCCGCACGCCGGTCGTGCCGGTGGCGCAGTGGGGCACCCGGGAGCTGCTGCCGCCGGGGAAGTTCGTGCCGCGGCCGTGGCGCGAGGTGTCCGTGGTGGCGGGCGCGGAGGTCGACCTGTCCGACCTGTACGGGCTGGAGCCGACCAAGGCCGTGCTGGACGAGGCGACCGCGCGGATCATGGACGCGGTGACCGCGCTGCTCAGCGGCGTGCGCGAACTGCCCCGGCCCGCGGGCGGCTGA
- a CDS encoding PP2C family protein-serine/threonine phosphatase: MAGLPAPRTAVNRINVLLVEDDEGDAVLVEALLDEVEADVALHRARTLREAEGLLAKADCVLLDLGLPDTTGLDGLTRLLADPAPVAIIVLTGLNDEHQGTRAVAQGAEDYLVKGQVDGVGLARSIRYAVGRKRVEETQRQLRDEKLLAAEKTRLERGLLPSPIMHGDDIGWQVRYRPGGSRMLLGGDFYDVVRTADGTLQVLIGDVCGHGPDEAAIGVFLRIAWRALVLADQEPSRVLRTLHEILEHERHQPGLFTTACMVTISPDRRWARVYLAGHPEPMLLVGDRVVELPRDRAGLPLGVLPDSTWSGLDVPLPPGWAMLLYTDGLVEGRVHGDSERLGSERLIDLIGEITGERPDWARTPATLLDDLISRVKELNGGELDDDMAVLLISDRA, translated from the coding sequence GTGGCAGGGCTCCCCGCACCGCGGACCGCGGTGAACCGGATCAACGTGCTCCTCGTCGAAGACGACGAGGGCGACGCCGTGCTGGTCGAAGCCCTGTTGGACGAGGTGGAGGCGGACGTCGCCCTGCACCGGGCGCGGACGCTGCGGGAAGCCGAGGGCCTGCTGGCCAAGGCGGACTGCGTGCTGCTCGACCTCGGCCTGCCGGACACGACCGGCCTCGACGGCCTGACCAGGCTGCTCGCCGACCCGGCGCCGGTGGCGATCATCGTGCTCACCGGCCTCAACGACGAGCACCAGGGCACCAGGGCCGTCGCCCAGGGCGCGGAGGACTACCTGGTCAAGGGCCAGGTGGACGGCGTCGGCCTGGCCCGGAGCATCCGCTACGCGGTCGGCCGCAAGCGGGTCGAGGAGACCCAGCGCCAACTGCGCGACGAGAAGCTGCTCGCGGCCGAGAAGACCCGCCTGGAACGCGGCCTGCTGCCGTCGCCGATCATGCACGGCGACGACATCGGCTGGCAGGTCCGCTACCGCCCCGGCGGCAGCCGGATGCTGCTCGGCGGCGACTTCTACGACGTGGTGCGCACCGCCGACGGCACGCTCCAGGTGCTGATCGGCGACGTCTGCGGGCACGGCCCGGACGAGGCCGCGATCGGCGTGTTCCTGCGCATCGCCTGGCGGGCGCTGGTGCTGGCCGACCAGGAGCCGTCGCGGGTGCTGCGCACGTTGCACGAGATCCTGGAGCACGAACGCCACCAGCCCGGCCTGTTCACCACGGCGTGCATGGTGACGATCTCGCCGGACCGCCGGTGGGCGCGGGTCTACCTGGCCGGGCACCCGGAGCCGATGCTGCTGGTCGGCGACCGGGTGGTGGAGCTGCCCCGCGACCGGGCCGGGCTGCCGCTCGGCGTGCTGCCGGACAGCACGTGGAGCGGCTTGGACGTGCCGCTGCCGCCGGGCTGGGCGATGCTGCTCTACACCGACGGCCTGGTCGAGGGCCGGGTGCACGGCGACAGCGAGCGGTTGGGGTCGGAGCGGCTGATCGACCTGATCGGCGAGATCACCGGGGAGCGGCCGGACTGGGCGCGCACGCCGGCGACGCTGCTGGACGACCTCATCAGCCGGGTCAAGGAACTCAACGGCGGGGAGCTGGACGACGACATGGCAGTGCTGCTGATCTCGGACCGCGCCTGA